aaaacgcGAAAAAGGCGGAAgggacacacagagagggagagagaaggggcaCAAACAACAACGAGAATTTTTCTCACGCGGAGAGATGATTagagaacaaaaaaaatgaaggAGTGCCGTAGTCACCCCaactcgctctctctctaaTGGGCGTTGCCTTTCCTGTacatgtgtgcgtctgtgtcgGTGACGTTATTCACGGGGCCGGCCGACACAtcctcaccgccgccttcacgGATAAGGGAACgccaagagagagggaggaggcggtgtaGGGATTGGGAGGGTGCacgtggagagagaggtggcggGAAGGAGTGGGCGGGTACCGGATCAGCCGCGAAGACcgcgcagcagtgcccctccccccacaacTGCCACCACCgattctctctctcctcaacTATTCATCGGCCCTCCTTACACTTCCCTATGAGCAGCAGAGATACCGGCACACAAGAAAATAAATAAACAAACAGCGGTACACTTGGGAAGAGATgaaaaaggagaaggcacagagacacacaacATGAGAGAATAAAAAGTTACGCtgaggaagaaaaaaaagggaggagagcaccATCGCCGGTGTTTGTGTTGGGTGGCTGTCTTTTTGTGTGGGCGGTTCCCAACAGCCACGGCACGtgggcacgtgtgtgcgcgtgcgtgtataACGCACCCCATCGATACACCGTAGCATCTCTTGAGACGGTGACAAGGAGACTTTaggggagggaaaggcgCGCAAGCAGGCCCAGAAACAGACATACGTGTGTCCTAGTACGGCAGCACAGAAAATGAAAAGTCTGCAGAACGcgagcgagaaagagaggacAGGAAAGGTAAGGTGGGACGCTGCCCCCTCTCCATGCCTCTGCACCTGTGCTCCAGGTTTCTTGAGTAATGAATCCGAGTTGTCGAGCAAGCGGGACATGCTGGGGCCCAAAtacagacagagacagcTGCGGTGCTCGCTACGGGGCTGTCTGTTCAGTGCAGACCATACAGTCCTTCCGTCAAGAGAGCCTTTCGCGCTGTCCTCCCCGGCCATTTGGTACACAGAgaagtggggagggggagtagAAACGGGCACAAGGGGATACACCTCTAGGAAGAACATGGACAAaatacacagagagaggtgggACAGAAGGGAACGTGCGGAGTGGGGAAGAGAAACTGGAAAGTCAAGCACGTAAACCATACAAAGAAGAACAGCCAAAGGCAGAGAACAACGTAAAACGATGGGAGAAGAGATCCGGGGGCCGACTGAAAAGTAAtaataaaaataaaaaaacgGTCGTGAACTGAGTAAGAGTAAACGAGGGTGTCGGACACacgtgtgagagagagggagagggagaaaggcaAGCGTGCACACAACAAAAATCTTGAGAGTGTGAGGGGTAGAGGAGGGGAGCAAGAACTTCCCACGCACCACTACTTCACAAGATAATAGTGGAGAGGAACGAACAACAAACAGCAACCAATAAATAAAAATTAATaaacagaaaagaaaaagcgcaGCAACAGAGTGAGAGGATCGACCAGACGAACAAACACAAAAGAAGAGAAAAGACCTCCGCGCGCACAAACACCGCAGtggagcagagagagggggtgggagtgggtgggtgtggtgGGTAAATAGATGAGGGGGAAGGGATATGGACAGAGAGGCGATACAACGAAAACGTAGCGAGCGACAGGAGGTGGGTAAGACATGAGAGACAAGACAACCATAGGGGAACCGTTCGTCGGGCActcctgcgcgtctgcgagcacgcacccacccacacacatatacacatacacatacacatgtctttgaaaagaaaagaaacaaCAAGAAGAGTGATGTCGAAGCAGCATACAAACTTCACAACGTGAGAGTGAACGACCGACGAGAAGAGACTATGCGAAACCACAGCAAAGACCCACAGACGTCAGAGCGAAAACAAAAGCCGCCAGACGATTTGCATacgttttttcttttgcggCTGTTgttgtatgcgtgtgtgtgtgtgcgcgcgcgcgaggatggaggagggagggagtgggacAGAGAAGACATCAGTAGAATGTCCAgggcctctctctcttctcctttgaacggccgcctcccttcccttttttcctcTTCGTTTCCCGCAAGGCACAacgccccttcccctccccgcacacacacacacgcacccttCAAGTACATGTCCTCGGCCCCTCGAgttttcttttcccttccctctctcctctcccgctccccctccctcctctatggctctctgcctctctcatCTTCGCAAACCGCACTGCCGTGAACTATGGTGGACGCCTGCGTGACCCCTTGTCCTCGCTCGCGCTTGTGAGTGCCCGGGCGTGGGCGGGCATGCGAGAAAAGGAAGATTGCCTCtagggaaggagagggggagaggaagaaggaCGGGTGTGAAGGGAAGGGCAGAGGAGTCTGGTGATGAATGTGTGTCCAAAGGCAAAACGAAAATaatattatatatatatatataagaAGCACTGTGAAGCACACAGCACAAACTTCGTACCTCCGTAGAAcatagaaaaaaaacaaggagAAACGGAAGAGAGCTCAGCAAGTGCGTCCCATCGTCGATGTCGCAGCAACAAACCACTGGGGGGACATAAAAACAGTAaaaacaacagcagcacaagACGGGTGCCCATCGgacggggagagggagaagaggaatAGTTGCGCTGCGTGAGGCGACGACACGGACCACGGCTGCAGTGTCGCGCTTGTTAAACACAAGAACAGCAATGAAaagaagcgagagaaaggcaAAAGCATTGAAAAGTAGCGTGGCGCATGCGTATacatgtatgcgtgtgtgtgtgtatgtgtgtgtgccaagACGGCCATGAAGACGTGGCCACTCCCGCAGCTCACGCATGACCCGTCGTAGCCGCAGCAGGGAAGGTCTCCATTTCGTGCTGATGGTCGCCCAGCGCCATCGGTATGAGGTCAAGAGGAGAGAACATAATGTTTTGATAAAGCAAGCAGGCCGACTTGTCCAGCGCGCTGTCACAGCTGCCGGTATCGTCAGTGACTCCCTCCTGGGAGTCCACCTGAGCTTCGTTCCTCACCGGTGTCTTGGCGCTGGTCAGGGTGCGAAGGCTGGCTACCGCCGCAGTCATCGCCGAGATAGGGTCTCCGACTGAAATgagcggtggaggtggtggccgcgTGCTCCTCAGCTCCTTGCGCAGCGACGAGTCGCTTTCCTGCCGGCCCCGCTGCTCGTTTCCGTCGGCTGGTGACACCACGCGAATTGTATTTTCCCATCTCTTCGTTAAGTTCAGCGGAGGAAAGGCGGGTAGCTCCACATTTTCCGCGTATGCCTCGGCGGTGGTCGCCTCACCACTCTCCATAGATTGCCGTTTCGCGGATGACTGTGTCGGAGCCACCGTGGCGAGGCTCGACGCTCCAGGGGTCGACGACAGGGAGTGGTCCTTTGAGTGTTTTCGAGGGCACGGTACGGGCGTCTTGCAGTGCGCAAAATCCACCAGAGGGGCGTTGGGCGACAACACGGCACTGCCCATGAACGAGCCCTGCATGAGCCTacctgcgctgcgcacgtaGTGCCGCAGGCCAGATCCTGGAATAGGCAACTCCACTTGGCGACCACGAGCGCTACTGTCACCGTGGCTACCTTTCTGGCGAAGCGCGAGCGCCGAGGCGGTAGAGGACCCGCCACGCGAATGGCGAAGTCTCGGTGCCGCGCCGCTGAGGTGCGCATGGGGCCGGTGCAGGGGGGTGTAGAGAAAGGAGATGTAGTCACGTATGCCTTCTGGCAAGGGGAGATCGATGATGTCGCGCTTCAAAAATacacgcagcgccacggccacaACATGAACCGCGATGAAGGAAACGAGGTAGGCGGCCATGCGCGCGGTCAGCCACAGGCCGTATGAGCACAGACCCCGCAGTCCACTTTGTTGCGCATCGCTCGCGTCCGAAGCTCGTGTGTAgaggctgctgctcatgGTGGCGTTCCCGAGGTGGTCCCTAGTCGCGGAACCCTCACGCATCTCCTCCCAGAAGCGCCCCTCGTCTTCAGAGTCGTCTGTCTCCCCCTCATCGCCGCTCGCGACGAAGCTCTCGATAGAGGTCAAGGAGGTGAACTCAATCCCGTACTTAAGGATTTCTTCCttggcgcacgtgcgcgagTTCCCGGTGGGCGGCTGTAAGCCAAGCGCTTTCGATGCGCCAGGCGTCTCCGGTTCGCCACCTTGCACAACGGCGGGGTCTCCGCAATGAAGCGGCGAGGCGGGAGAAACGGCGAGGGGGAAGGCCTCCCTGTGCAAGCGCCGTGATTCAGAAAGCGAGGACCGCTCCCGAGACTGGTGTGTCGAAATGGTGCTGCCATTGAGGCCGCTGCttacgctgctgctcagctgATCATGATTAATGCTCTGGTAGAAgccgtcgtcgacgtcgtcctcgtcggaCGGCAAGGAGTCCACGGGTGGGCAGTCCTCGGAGGGCATCTCAGTAATCGCCCCCTCGGTATCCGGCACGCTGACGGCgggcggcaccagcacctcTGCAGACAAAGCAATCACCGAGGTAGCCGGGCTCGCAGATGGTGAACGCAGCTCCAATCCGGTTATCCACGGATGCTGCAGAAGCTGTTTCACAGACCAGCGCTGGGCCGAGTCTATGCACAACATGTGCTGCAAAATGTCCTCGATCAAAGCCGGGATGGGGCGTGGAATGCGATATGTGGTCGTCTCGATCACCTCCAGAAACGCATCGGGGTCGCCGCGCGAGCAGCGGTACGGATACCCGCCGAAGAGCATCATGTAAAGAGTGATGCCAGCGGCCCAGACGTCGACCTTTCGACCATCGTAGGAAGGGTGCTCATGAAGGAGCTCAGGGGCACAGTACTTCAGCGTACCGCAtgcgcggtgcagctgagcGCCAAGCATGGAATGACACGCAAACCCAAAGTCAGAGAGCAACAATCGTGTTCGATGCTTGTTCAGCAGAATGTTCTCCGGCTTGACGTCGCGGTGGACAATGTTGCGGTCATGCAGCGCGgacagcgccagcagcagctgcttaAAGTAGTACCGCACGCGATCGTACGGCATGAACAGCATGGCCGACAACTGCAGCGAGTCCATCACAGAGCAGCCACTGGATGACgacacctgcagctgcctcAACTCCTGGCGTCGCTCGCGAATTATATCCAGCAGCGTTCCACCCTCGGCGAGGTCCATGACAAGGTAGTAGTTGTGCTTGGATACCATCTTGTCCACGAGCCTAGTCACGTAGGGAGAGCTCCCAGCAATCTCGAGTGCGTTGACCTCGCGAATAAGGGCCCCCGTCATCTTGTTCCGAAGGGCCGCCTTCTTTTCCACGATCTTCACGGCGTAGGTGCGCCCCGATGAGAGCTCcgagcaccgccacacaGTGCTGAAGGCACCACTTGCAATAGAAGTATCCAGGCGGTATTGCACCACATCACCGATCACTTTCCCTGC
Above is a window of Leishmania mexicana MHOM/GT/2001/U1103 complete genome, chromosome 28 DNA encoding:
- a CDS encoding phosphorylase kinase-like protein: MTAGKVIGDVVQYRLDTSIASGAFSTVWRCSELSSGRTYAVKIVEKKAALRNKMTGALIREVNALEIAGSSPYVTRLVDKMVSKHNYYLVMDLAEGGTLLDIIRERRQELRQLQVSSSSGCSVMDSLQLSAMLFMPYDRVRYYFKQLLLALSALHDRNIVHRDVKPENILLNKHRTRLLLSDFGFACHSMLGAQLHRACGTLKYCAPELLHEHPSYDGRKVDVWAAGITLYMMLFGGYPYRCSRGDPDAFLEVIETTTYRIPRPIPALIEDILQHMLCIDSAQRWSVKQLLQHPWITGLELRSPSASPATSVIALSAEVLVPPAVSVPDTEGAITEMPSEDCPPVDSLPSDEDDVDDGFYQSINHDQLSSSVSSGLNGSTISTHQSRERSSLSESRRLHREAFPLAVSPASPLHCGDPAVVQGGEPETPGASKALGLQPPTGNSRTCAKEEILKYGIEFTSLTSIESFVASGDEGETDDSEDEGRFWEEMREGSATRDHLGNATMSSSLYTRASDASDAQQSGLRGLCSYGLWLTARMAAYLVSFIAVHVVAVALRVFLKRDIIDLPLPEGIRDYISFLYTPLHRPHAHLSGAAPRLRHSRGGSSTASALALRQKGSHGDSSARGRQVELPIPGSGLRHYVRSAGRLMQGSFMGSAVLSPNAPLVDFAHCKTPVPCPRKHSKDHSLSSTPGASSLATVAPTQSSAKRQSMESGEATTAEAYAENVELPAFPPLNLTKRWENTIRVVSPADGNEQRGRQESDSSLRKELRSTRPPPPPLISVGDPISAMTAAVASLRTLTSAKTPVRNEAQVDSQEGVTDDTGSCDSALDKSACLLYQNIMFSPLDLIPMALGDHQHEMETFPAAATTGHA